One Clostridium sp. CM027 genomic window carries:
- a CDS encoding GNAT family N-acetyltransferase, translated as MIRLRPYKLSDSQYILNWFNDELTFAQWCADKFTYPLTKEQLNQYYHNYEKDDNAWIMSALNKEGTPVGHFLMRMADYQNESIHLGFIIVDSQIRGKGYGKEMVSLAIRYAFDILKVKRVTLGVFDNNLSAHYCYKATGIVDEKYNEGVFTYGNDKWGIYDMAIEK; from the coding sequence ATGATTCGATTAAGACCATATAAATTAAGCGATTCGCAATATATTTTAAATTGGTTTAACGATGAGTTAACTTTCGCACAATGGTGTGCAGATAAATTCACATATCCATTAACTAAAGAGCAATTGAATCAGTATTATCATAATTATGAAAAGGATGATAATGCGTGGATAATGAGTGCTCTTAATAAAGAAGGAACACCTGTAGGTCATTTTTTAATGCGTATGGCAGACTATCAAAATGAAAGCATCCATTTAGGATTTATTATTGTAGATTCACAGATTAGAGGAAAGGGGTATGGAAAAGAGATGGTATCTTTAGCCATAAGATATGCTTTTGACATATTAAAGGTAAAGAGAGTTACTTTGGGTGTATTTGATAACAATCTATCTGCTCATTATTGCTACAAAGCAACAGGCATTGTAGATGAAAAGTATAATGAAGGGGTCTTCACGTATGGAAATGATAAATGGGGGATTTATGATATGGCAATAGAAAAATAA
- a CDS encoding GDSL-type esterase/lipase family protein: MSIVCIGDSLTFGYGVNKSENWVSLIAKRIKEKIINKGIPGDTTYEMKERFRKDVVNYNPSRVLIMGGTNDIFSEVGIDTIFKNIKSMVEMSETNNIVPIILIPLPVKKDILIKLMFEDMDYTKVNKQLVELRNLLIKYGNEKSIISIGLANIIPKTINMEEYFLADGIHVSKEIHKEIAEIIYKKILPIKERKLKIITINN, encoded by the coding sequence GTGAGTATAGTATGTATTGGAGATAGTTTAACCTTTGGCTATGGAGTTAATAAATCAGAAAATTGGGTTAGCCTTATAGCTAAAAGAATAAAAGAAAAAATTATTAATAAAGGGATACCGGGAGACACAACGTACGAAATGAAAGAAAGGTTCAGAAAAGATGTTGTTAATTACAATCCATCAAGGGTTTTAATTATGGGAGGAACAAATGATATATTTTCAGAAGTAGGTATTGATACTATTTTTAAAAATATAAAAAGCATGGTAGAAATGTCTGAAACAAATAATATAGTTCCGATAATACTAATACCATTACCGGTTAAAAAAGATATTTTAATAAAATTAATGTTTGAGGATATGGATTATACAAAGGTTAATAAGCAGTTAGTAGAGCTGCGGAATTTATTAATTAAGTATGGAAATGAAAAAAGTATTATATCCATAGGTTTAGCAAATATTATACCAAAGACCATAAATATGGAAGAATATTTTTTAGCTGATGGAATACATGTATCAAAAGAAATTCATAAAGAAATAGCTGAAATAATATATAAAAAAATTTTACCAATTAAGGAGAGGAAATTAAAAATTATTACTATAAATAATTAG